In Pseudomonadota bacterium, one genomic interval encodes:
- a CDS encoding VIT domain-containing protein, whose translation MKVITRFLILFTAVFPLIFGNAFAKAPVSHPSEGDDKTLSPYFFVKSDDPAVDQLPLKSTSAMVNISGVISDVQVTQVYKNEGKKPLEAIYIFPASTRAAVYGMKMTIGKRVIEAKIKKREEARQDYEKAKQEGRSASLLEQQRPNVFQMNVANIMPGDEIKVELKYTELLVPENRVYQFVYPTVAGPRYSNKNAETASPSEKWLQNPYLHEGEAPPYTFDITVNIATGMAIKELVSPSHKVIADYSGPAAARVILDKSEKSGGNRDYILSYRLDGDKIQSGLLLFKGEKENFFLLMMQPPKHITNTEIPGREYIFIVDVSGSMHGFPLEISKKLLQNLIENLRATDKFNVLLFSGGSTLMSEESLLATSENIRKAINVIDRQQGGGGTELLPALKRALSLKKTENYARTIIIATDGYVAVEEEAFDLIRNNLNDANMFAFGIGTSVNRHIIEGMAHVGMGESFVITKPGEAPERAEHFRAMIQSPILTKVKVKFNGFAAYDVEPPSIPDVLAERPVIVFGKWRGTPQGTITLSGIPGSGKYTDKIDVGNVKPAKTNAALQYLWARYRISLLSDYNMLRADDKRIKEVTDLGLTYNLLTAYTSFVAVDTEIRNQDGKPTTVKQPLPLPQGVSNYAVGGTMAGMAMRAPMLAAQAPMKGEALYDTVKSKKQDAEEPKISVKDVAVSGEISKEAILAVVQTHLNDFEKCCTENGLKGKFVMTLTINMDGTIKDVKIISGASKNKNGDQCIIEAIKKWKLPVTTDGNEAKAKITIMFTP comes from the coding sequence ATGAAAGTTATTACACGGTTCTTGATACTATTTACTGCGGTATTTCCTCTTATATTCGGAAATGCCTTTGCGAAGGCACCGGTATCCCATCCGTCAGAGGGCGACGACAAGACCCTGTCCCCCTATTTCTTTGTGAAAAGTGATGATCCGGCCGTAGACCAGCTGCCCCTGAAGTCCACATCTGCTATGGTCAACATCTCCGGCGTTATCTCTGATGTACAGGTTACACAGGTCTACAAAAACGAAGGCAAAAAACCTCTTGAAGCTATCTATATATTCCCTGCCTCCACCCGGGCAGCCGTGTATGGAATGAAGATGACAATCGGAAAGAGGGTCATAGAAGCAAAGATAAAAAAGCGGGAGGAAGCCCGCCAGGACTATGAAAAAGCAAAACAAGAAGGGCGGAGTGCTTCCCTTCTGGAGCAGCAAAGGCCGAACGTTTTTCAGATGAACGTAGCAAACATCATGCCCGGTGATGAAATAAAAGTAGAACTCAAATATACCGAGCTGCTTGTGCCTGAAAACCGGGTATACCAGTTTGTCTATCCCACAGTCGCAGGCCCTCGTTATTCGAATAAAAATGCTGAAACAGCCTCTCCATCCGAGAAATGGCTGCAAAACCCTTACCTTCACGAGGGAGAAGCGCCTCCATACACCTTCGACATTACAGTTAATATTGCGACAGGCATGGCCATTAAAGAGCTTGTCTCTCCCTCACACAAGGTAATTGCAGATTATAGCGGTCCGGCTGCTGCCAGGGTCATACTCGATAAATCTGAAAAGTCAGGCGGCAACCGTGATTATATCCTCAGCTACAGACTTGACGGCGACAAGATTCAATCCGGACTCCTTTTGTTTAAAGGAGAAAAGGAAAACTTTTTTCTGCTTATGATGCAGCCTCCAAAGCACATAACAAACACAGAAATTCCAGGCCGCGAATATATCTTTATTGTCGATGTATCGGGCTCGATGCATGGTTTCCCTCTGGAAATCTCAAAGAAACTTTTACAGAACCTTATCGAAAATCTTCGTGCTACAGACAAATTTAACGTCCTTCTATTTTCCGGCGGTTCAACGCTTATGTCCGAAGAGTCGCTGCTCGCCACCTCTGAAAATATCAGGAAAGCGATTAATGTCATCGATCGGCAGCAAGGCGGTGGCGGCACAGAGCTTTTACCGGCTTTAAAGCGCGCCCTTTCCCTTAAAAAAACTGAAAATTATGCCCGTACCATTATCATTGCAACAGACGGTTATGTAGCTGTAGAGGAAGAGGCCTTTGACCTTATCAGAAACAACCTTAATGATGCAAATATGTTTGCCTTCGGCATAGGCACAAGTGTAAACCGCCATATAATTGAAGGTATGGCGCATGTCGGCATGGGGGAATCTTTCGTTATTACAAAACCAGGCGAAGCTCCTGAAAGGGCTGAACATTTCCGTGCAATGATCCAGTCGCCGATACTCACAAAAGTAAAGGTGAAATTCAACGGTTTTGCTGCCTATGATGTTGAACCCCCCAGCATTCCTGATGTGCTTGCAGAACGTCCTGTCATTGTTTTCGGTAAGTGGCGCGGGACACCCCAGGGCACAATTACTTTGAGCGGCATTCCCGGAAGCGGTAAATACACGGATAAAATTGATGTTGGCAACGTAAAACCGGCTAAGACAAACGCTGCTCTACAGTACCTCTGGGCGCGCTATCGTATATCCTTACTCTCTGATTACAATATGCTCCGTGCCGATGATAAACGTATCAAAGAGGTAACAGACCTTGGATTAACGTATAACCTCCTCACCGCTTACACGTCCTTTGTTGCCGTTGACACGGAAATACGCAATCAGGACGGCAAACCAACTACTGTTAAGCAGCCCCTTCCGCTCCCTCAAGGAGTTTCGAACTATGCAGTTGGCGGTACAATGGCCGGCATGGCTATGCGTGCGCCTATGCTCGCAGCGCAGGCACCTATGAAAGGGGAAGCGCTCTATGATACGGTAAAGAGCAAAAAACAGGATGCAGAAGAACCTAAGATCAGTGTAAAAGATGTTGCCGTGTCCGGAGAAATTTCAAAAGAGGCAATCCTTGCCGTGGTACAAACACATCTTAATGATTTCGAAAAGTGCTGCACGGAAAATGGCCTCAAAGGGAAATTTGTTATGACCCTGACTATCAATATGGATGGAACAATAAAAGATGTTAAGATCATCTCAGGTGCTTCGAAAAATAAAAACGGCGATCAGTGTATTATCGAAGCAATAAAAAAGTGGAAGCTCCCGGTAACCACAGATGGCAATGAGGCAAAAGCAAAGATCACTATTATGTTTACTCCGTAA